A genome region from Populus alba chromosome 5, ASM523922v2, whole genome shotgun sequence includes the following:
- the LOC118062230 gene encoding signal recognition particle 9 kDa protein isoform X2, which produces MIKTFIALSFLREDVGMEGRFTADSDLKNGPLIVKCLKFKTDQAQDVKKMEKLNNLFFTLMSRGPDADVSEVTGKEQTEARAGKKGRGRKQ; this is translated from the exons ATGATAAAGACTTTTAtagctctttcttttcttagagAAGATGTTGGAATGGAAGGGCGCTTTACAGCTGACAGTGATCTGAAAAATGGCCCCCTTATAGTTAAG TGTCTTAAGTTCAAGACAGACCAGGCACAGGATGTTAAGAAGATGGAGAAGCTGAACAACCTATTCTTTACTTTGATGTCTCGGGGCCCCGATG CGGATGTTTCAGAAGTTACAGGGAAAGAGCAGACAGAAGCACGGGCAGGGAAGAAAGGGAGGGGAAGGAAACAATAA